A stretch of Candidatus Eisenbacteria bacterium DNA encodes these proteins:
- a CDS encoding DUF4357 domain-containing protein: MVEASAAATVIHGGSANGLVAWKTKDGKTLKELEAG; encoded by the coding sequence ATAGTCGAGGCTAGCGCTGCCGCGACCGTGATTCACGGCGGCTCTGCCAATGGACTCGTTGCTTGGAAAACGAAAGACGGGAAGACCCTGAAGGAACTCGAGGCGGGATAA
- a CDS encoding DUF92 domain-containing protein: protein MGSSGGGLGEGRRKLAHAGVLVAVPIFRLLPVDVLLPLSAAALGAVWALGPFLLSRLARPGEGWVRFSLAVSSFPLAAGLLLAAFPERPGVAASAVALLAAGDAAANTAGRQIGGPRLPWNARKTAVGSAAFLVAGLAAAGLSFALVDATPIGRAVPLLLAPVLLGAAIESLPTRIGDNLPVALFPGVLLGHLAGGTEIPWDVAPSRLPAGLLVFVLLALLGLRTRSLDRSGAAAGILLGSLIFTAAGPPACALLVLFVLLGTLSSRIAKRAHAPRGARHAIANLGIPAFLAVLLWMGGGAAVRTAYAAALAAALADTLSGEIGMLSPVPPRLILGFREVPPGTDGGVTVLGTLSGAVGSALLAALGLGLGFLGGREAAVAALAGFAGTLVDSLLGASAERAGLIGNEEVNFLSILGAALLGGLVVSFGA, encoded by the coding sequence TTGGGATCTTCGGGCGGGGGACTAGGGGAAGGTCGGAGGAAGCTGGCGCACGCCGGCGTTCTCGTCGCGGTCCCCATCTTCCGGCTTCTTCCTGTCGACGTGCTCCTTCCGCTCTCCGCCGCCGCCCTCGGGGCGGTGTGGGCGCTGGGACCGTTTCTTCTTTCCCGGCTCGCCCGTCCGGGGGAAGGATGGGTCCGATTCTCCCTCGCGGTCTCCTCGTTTCCGCTCGCGGCGGGGCTTCTCCTCGCCGCGTTTCCCGAGAGGCCCGGAGTGGCCGCGTCGGCCGTCGCCCTTCTCGCGGCAGGGGACGCGGCGGCGAACACCGCGGGGAGGCAAATCGGCGGGCCTCGCCTCCCTTGGAACGCCCGGAAGACGGCCGTGGGGAGCGCGGCGTTTCTTGTCGCCGGCCTCGCGGCGGCAGGTCTCTCCTTTGCCCTCGTCGATGCGACCCCGATCGGGCGGGCGGTTCCCCTTCTCCTCGCCCCCGTCCTTCTCGGCGCGGCGATCGAGAGCCTTCCCACCCGGATCGGGGACAACCTGCCGGTCGCCCTCTTCCCCGGTGTGCTTCTCGGGCATCTCGCGGGCGGTACCGAGATCCCGTGGGACGTCGCGCCGTCGCGGCTCCCCGCGGGGCTGCTCGTGTTCGTTCTTCTCGCCCTTCTCGGGCTCCGGACCCGTTCCCTCGACCGATCGGGGGCGGCGGCCGGCATCCTCCTCGGATCGCTCATCTTCACCGCAGCAGGCCCTCCGGCATGCGCTCTTCTCGTCCTCTTCGTCCTCCTCGGAACTCTCTCCTCTCGGATCGCCAAGCGGGCGCACGCCCCGCGGGGAGCGCGGCATGCGATCGCGAACCTCGGGATCCCGGCCTTTCTCGCCGTTCTTCTGTGGATGGGAGGAGGGGCGGCGGTCCGGACCGCGTACGCGGCGGCTCTCGCGGCCGCCCTCGCCGACACGCTCTCCGGGGAAATCGGCATGCTCTCCCCCGTTCCCCCGCGCCTCATCCTCGGCTTTCGAGAGGTTCCTCCCGGGACGGACGGGGGGGTGACGGTTCTCGGCACGCTCTCCGGCGCGGTCGGTTCAGCCCTTCTCGCCGCGCTGGGTCTCGGGCTCGGCTTCCTCGGAGGGAGAGAGGCGGCGGTCGCAGCGCTCGCGGGCTTCGCGGGGACGCTCGTCGACAGCCTCCTCGGCGCCTCGGCCGAGAGGGCGGGCCTCATCGGGAACGAGGAGGTGAACTTCCTCTCGATCCTCGGGGCCGCCCTCCTCGGGGGCCTTGTCGTCTCCTTCGGGGCGTAG
- the nrdR gene encoding transcriptional repressor NrdR: protein MRCPSCGKDRDKVVDSRSVRAGRAVRRRRHCTECGHRFTTYEYVDTAVFVVVKKDGRREPYNREKLVSGILTACEKRPVSRDAIDALVDRVETAIGEQGEREVRSQTIGEAVMKELRKLDEVAYVRFASVYRRFKDVGEFLDEVRSLLD from the coding sequence GTGCGCTGTCCTTCGTGCGGAAAGGATCGCGACAAGGTCGTTGATTCCCGGAGCGTGCGCGCCGGGAGGGCGGTGCGGCGGCGGCGGCATTGCACGGAGTGCGGGCATCGCTTCACGACGTACGAGTACGTCGACACCGCGGTGTTCGTCGTCGTCAAGAAGGACGGGAGGCGCGAGCCGTACAACCGGGAGAAGCTCGTCAGCGGGATCCTCACCGCGTGCGAGAAGCGGCCGGTCTCCCGCGACGCGATCGACGCCCTCGTGGATCGGGTCGAGACGGCGATCGGGGAACAGGGAGAGCGCGAGGTCCGGAGCCAGACGATCGGCGAGGCGGTGATGAAGGAGCTCCGCAAGCTGGACGAGGTCGCGTACGTTCGTTTTGCCTCGGTGTATCGACGCTTCAAGGATGTGGGCGAGTTCCTGGACGAAGTCCGCTCGCTCCTTGACTGA
- a CDS encoding low molecular weight protein arginine phosphatase, whose protein sequence is MGETGEKRRVLFVCTGNMCRSPLAEGIFRGLLPPEQAGRIEVLSAGTNTIDGERPTDLAEEVASENGIDIGGIRSRRLTTALVRASDLIVVMTRAHRASVLSLAPEADTKILLLRDLLPPSNPRAGKDLPDPIGGPMEAYRETVRGIREALAKGWLAIERRLFGKETAERDSTSAGT, encoded by the coding sequence GTGGGTGAGACCGGCGAGAAGAGGCGCGTCCTTTTTGTTTGCACCGGCAACATGTGCCGGAGCCCTCTGGCGGAGGGGATCTTTCGGGGCCTTCTCCCCCCGGAGCAGGCCGGCCGCATTGAGGTTCTCTCCGCGGGGACGAACACGATCGACGGGGAGAGGCCGACCGACCTCGCGGAGGAGGTCGCGTCGGAGAACGGGATCGACATCGGCGGCATCCGCTCGCGCCGGTTGACGACCGCGCTCGTCCGCGCGAGCGATCTCATCGTGGTCATGACGCGCGCTCATCGCGCGAGCGTTCTCTCCCTCGCGCCCGAGGCGGACACGAAGATCCTTCTCCTTCGGGATCTCCTTCCCCCTTCGAATCCCCGCGCGGGGAAGGACCTCCCCGATCCGATCGGCGGCCCGATGGAGGCGTACCGAGAGACGGTTCGCGGCATCCGCGAGGCGCTCGCGAAGGGGTGGCTGGCGATTGAGCGGCGTCTCTTTGGGAAGGAAACGGCCGAACGGGATTCGACGTCGGCGGGGACTTGA
- the rpiB gene encoding ribose 5-phosphate isomerase B, which produces MKIAVASDHAGFERKKKIISWLKELGQDPADLGPPNAEPCDYPKYAYAVARSIREGSAERGVLVCGSGIGMSMAANRLTGVRAALCSDREAARLSRAHNDANVLVLSGRAMDDGEARAALETWIAEPFEGGRHEARVRGIDLPSYGGTEEPAPPGGGRLSYLFQTDPEIAEAILGERRRQETKLELIASENFASEAVLEALATPMNNKYAEGYPGKRYYGGCEFVDVAEQLAIDRLKMIFGADHANVQPHSGASANIAAYFSLLEHGDTILGMNLSHGGHLTHGHPVNFSGRFFKVAQYGVSRETETLDYDEIRKVAREAKPRMIVSGYSAYPRTIDFAAFRSIADEVGAYLMVDIAHIAGLIAAGLHPNPVPHADIVTSTTHKTLRGPRGGFILCKKEHQEAVDKTTFPGMQGGPLEHCIAAKAVCFREAMTPAFREYQGRVVRNARALAAALEAKGFRLVSGGTDNHLMLVNLTDKGLSGKKSEKALDQAGITVNKNTVPFDERSPFVTSGIRIGTPAVTTRGMGTREMERVAELIGRVLADPANEGNLEEVRKDVEALCRLFPLYRG; this is translated from the coding sequence ATGAAGATCGCGGTTGCGAGTGATCACGCCGGATTCGAGCGAAAGAAGAAAATCATTTCGTGGCTCAAGGAACTCGGACAGGACCCGGCCGATCTCGGCCCTCCGAACGCGGAGCCGTGCGACTATCCGAAGTACGCCTACGCCGTCGCGCGGAGCATCCGCGAGGGATCGGCGGAACGGGGCGTCCTCGTCTGCGGAAGCGGGATCGGCATGTCGATGGCGGCGAACCGCCTGACGGGGGTGCGCGCCGCGCTCTGCTCGGACCGGGAGGCGGCGCGTCTTTCGCGCGCGCACAACGACGCGAACGTCCTCGTCCTCTCCGGGCGCGCGATGGACGACGGCGAGGCGCGCGCCGCGCTTGAGACGTGGATCGCCGAGCCGTTCGAGGGGGGACGCCACGAGGCGCGCGTGCGCGGGATCGATCTCCCCTCCTACGGGGGAACCGAGGAGCCGGCCCCGCCGGGGGGCGGACGGCTTTCGTATCTTTTCCAGACCGATCCCGAGATCGCGGAGGCGATCCTCGGCGAGAGGCGTCGGCAGGAGACGAAGCTCGAGCTGATCGCGTCGGAGAACTTCGCGAGCGAGGCGGTTCTCGAGGCGCTCGCGACCCCGATGAACAACAAGTACGCCGAAGGGTACCCGGGGAAGCGTTACTACGGCGGCTGCGAGTTCGTGGACGTCGCCGAGCAGCTCGCGATCGACCGCTTGAAAATGATCTTCGGCGCGGATCACGCGAACGTGCAGCCCCATTCGGGCGCGTCGGCGAACATCGCCGCCTACTTCTCGCTCCTCGAGCACGGCGACACGATCCTCGGCATGAACCTCTCGCACGGTGGGCACCTCACGCACGGCCATCCGGTGAACTTCTCCGGGCGCTTCTTCAAGGTTGCCCAGTACGGCGTGAGCCGGGAGACCGAGACGCTCGACTACGACGAGATCCGCAAGGTCGCGCGGGAAGCGAAGCCGCGCATGATCGTGAGCGGGTACTCCGCCTACCCGCGCACGATCGACTTCGCCGCCTTTCGATCGATCGCGGACGAGGTCGGTGCGTACCTCATGGTCGACATCGCGCACATCGCCGGCCTCATTGCGGCGGGTCTCCATCCGAACCCGGTCCCGCACGCGGACATCGTAACGAGCACGACCCACAAGACCCTCCGGGGCCCGCGCGGCGGCTTCATCCTGTGCAAGAAGGAGCATCAGGAGGCGGTCGACAAGACGACCTTCCCGGGCATGCAAGGGGGGCCGCTCGAGCACTGCATCGCCGCCAAGGCGGTTTGCTTCCGCGAGGCGATGACGCCCGCCTTCCGCGAGTACCAGGGGCGGGTCGTCCGGAACGCCCGCGCGCTCGCCGCGGCGCTCGAGGCGAAGGGCTTCCGCCTCGTCTCGGGGGGGACGGACAATCACCTCATGCTCGTGAATTTGACCGACAAAGGATTGTCGGGGAAGAAGTCGGAGAAGGCGCTCGACCAGGCGGGGATCACGGTGAACAAGAACACGGTTCCCTTCGACGAGCGGTCGCCCTTCGTCACGAGCGGGATCAGGATCGGGACTCCGGCGGTGACGACTCGCGGGATGGGGACGCGGGAGATGGAGCGCGTGGCGGAGCTCATCGGGCGCGTCCTCGCCGACCCGGCGAACGAGGGGAACCTCGAGGAAGTGCGGAAGGACGTCGAGGCTCTCTGCCGTCTGTTCCCGCTCTACCGCGGCTAG
- a CDS encoding ROK family protein, with the protein MNRSTVGYRYVIGVDLGATTVRAALFSVEGRIGNRLETRFAPSGSGEEDRAAFFRVLEDLLAGEKRSGLLAVGIGSFGPLDRERTRIEEAPNRPSWKHYPLREAVEERLAAPVIVENDANAATFGEFRRGAGKGAESLLGLTVGTGIGGGFVSEGKILVGAWGNAGEFGHMYVGGEGVRCRCGALDCLETYASAEGIKRAYRSRAAGDPSLSCHGIFHLARSGDRIAVETIETAARLLGRAIASLQKAFDPERIVIGGGLSRERDLLVEPAIREAREQVFPAQRERFQAFPAALGPDAGLVGAAELALEIAENR; encoded by the coding sequence ATGAACCGTTCGACTGTGGGTTATCGATACGTAATTGGAGTGGATCTCGGCGCGACGACGGTTCGCGCCGCCCTGTTTTCGGTCGAGGGGCGGATCGGAAACCGCCTCGAGACCCGGTTCGCGCCGAGCGGGAGCGGCGAGGAGGACCGTGCGGCCTTCTTCCGCGTTCTCGAGGATCTTCTCGCCGGCGAAAAGCGCTCCGGCCTTCTCGCGGTCGGGATCGGCTCGTTCGGGCCGCTCGACCGGGAGAGGACGCGCATCGAGGAAGCGCCGAACCGACCGAGCTGGAAGCACTATCCCCTCCGCGAGGCGGTGGAAGAGAGGCTCGCCGCTCCGGTGATCGTCGAGAACGACGCGAACGCGGCGACGTTCGGCGAGTTTCGTCGCGGAGCCGGGAAGGGAGCGGAGAGCCTTCTCGGGCTCACGGTCGGCACCGGGATCGGAGGGGGCTTCGTGAGCGAGGGGAAGATCCTCGTGGGCGCATGGGGGAACGCGGGGGAGTTCGGGCACATGTACGTCGGGGGCGAGGGAGTTCGATGCCGGTGCGGGGCCCTCGATTGCCTCGAGACCTACGCGTCCGCCGAGGGGATCAAGCGCGCGTACCGCTCGCGCGCGGCGGGCGATCCGTCGCTCTCTTGCCACGGCATCTTCCATCTCGCCAGAAGCGGGGACCGGATCGCGGTCGAGACGATCGAGACGGCGGCGCGCCTCCTCGGGCGCGCGATCGCCTCGCTTCAAAAAGCGTTCGACCCGGAGCGGATCGTGATCGGAGGAGGGCTCTCGCGGGAGCGAGACCTTCTCGTCGAGCCGGCGATCCGGGAAGCGCGCGAGCAGGTCTTTCCTGCCCAGAGGGAGCGTTTCCAGGCGTTCCCAGCTGCCCTCGGACCCGACGCGGGCCTCGTCGGCGCGGCCGAGCTTGCGCTCGAAATCGCCGAGAACCGCTGA
- the tatC gene encoding twin-arginine translocase subunit TatC: MPFLEHLEELRGVLLQSAALVALFACGGWFLSSEGLDLLIRPVGSLVFLGPTEAFTLRLKIALLLGFLASLPFVLYKVWSFVAPGLFERERRFVVLVVGASTVLFLAGAAFGLFVLVPIAVAFLLGFGTESLRPMIAAGNYFAFVTKLLLAFGVVFQLPLAVTLLTHVGLLQPEWLLRKWRYAIVVIAVVSAVLTPPDVASQILMGVPVLALYFLSILISFAVRKKRREENERDRESEEGEGGEETGGENGDEIEEETERVRRTEDPE, encoded by the coding sequence ATGCCCTTCCTCGAACACCTCGAGGAGCTCCGCGGGGTTCTCCTCCAATCCGCAGCCCTCGTCGCCCTCTTCGCGTGCGGCGGATGGTTCCTTTCGAGCGAGGGGCTCGACCTCCTCATCCGTCCGGTCGGATCGCTCGTCTTTCTAGGCCCGACCGAGGCGTTCACCCTCCGCCTCAAGATCGCCCTTCTCCTCGGCTTCCTCGCCTCGCTCCCCTTCGTTCTCTACAAGGTGTGGAGCTTCGTGGCGCCCGGTCTCTTCGAGCGTGAGAGACGCTTCGTCGTTCTCGTCGTCGGAGCCTCGACGGTTCTCTTCCTCGCGGGGGCCGCCTTCGGCCTCTTTGTGCTCGTGCCGATCGCGGTCGCCTTCCTCCTCGGCTTCGGCACGGAGAGCCTCCGCCCGATGATCGCGGCGGGGAACTACTTCGCGTTCGTGACGAAGCTTCTTCTTGCGTTCGGGGTCGTCTTCCAGCTCCCGCTCGCGGTCACGCTCCTCACACACGTCGGCCTGCTCCAGCCGGAGTGGCTTCTCCGGAAGTGGCGCTACGCGATCGTCGTGATCGCGGTGGTGTCGGCGGTCCTCACGCCCCCCGACGTCGCCTCGCAGATCCTGATGGGTGTCCCAGTCCTCGCGCTCTACTTCCTCTCGATCCTCATCTCGTTCGCCGTCCGAAAGAAACGACGGGAAGAGAACGAACGCGATCGGGAGAGCGAGGAGGGCGAGGGAGGCGAGGAAACCGGCGGAGAGAACGGAGACGAAATCGAAGAAGAAACCGAACGGGTGAGGCGAACGGAGGATCCGGAGTGA
- a CDS encoding inositol monophosphatase — protein MRGETARFAESAAREAGALLLRRFRGAGGDRVRFKGAKDLVTEADEEAERLLRARIGSRFPSDRIVAEEGGGRAEGAEAVWYVDPLDGTTNFVHRFPLFSVSVAREERGELAVGVVHVPVLEETFVAEKGGGAFLNGERIRVSGVREPIEALVATGFACVRSNRIPNGVPVFDRVVHEVQGVRRGGSAAIDLAYTAAGRFDGFWEMNLNAWDIAAGILLVREAGGVVTDFLGGNEMVRRKELVAGNRAVHAYLIDRIARTAEEEGWDLRAGD, from the coding sequence GTGAGAGGAGAAACGGCTCGGTTTGCGGAGAGCGCGGCGCGCGAGGCGGGTGCGCTTCTCCTTCGGCGCTTCCGCGGCGCCGGAGGGGATCGCGTGCGCTTCAAGGGTGCGAAGGACCTCGTGACCGAAGCGGACGAAGAAGCGGAGCGCCTGCTCCGAGCGCGGATCGGGAGTAGGTTTCCATCCGACCGGATCGTGGCCGAAGAAGGAGGGGGACGGGCCGAAGGGGCCGAGGCGGTCTGGTACGTCGACCCGCTCGACGGAACGACGAACTTCGTCCATCGCTTCCCTCTCTTCTCCGTGTCGGTCGCGCGCGAGGAGCGGGGAGAGCTCGCGGTCGGGGTCGTGCACGTTCCCGTGCTCGAGGAGACGTTCGTCGCGGAGAAGGGAGGCGGCGCATTCTTGAACGGTGAACGAATCCGCGTGAGCGGCGTGCGGGAGCCAATCGAGGCGCTCGTCGCCACCGGCTTCGCCTGCGTCCGCTCGAACCGGATTCCGAACGGCGTGCCGGTGTTCGATCGGGTGGTTCACGAGGTTCAAGGCGTGCGGAGGGGGGGCTCGGCGGCGATCGATCTCGCGTACACCGCGGCGGGGCGCTTCGACGGGTTCTGGGAGATGAACCTGAACGCGTGGGACATCGCCGCCGGGATCCTTCTCGTCCGCGAGGCGGGAGGGGTGGTGACCGATTTCCTCGGGGGGAACGAGATGGTCCGCCGGAAGGAGCTCGTGGCGGGGAACCGGGCGGTCCACGCGTACCTGATCGACCGGATCGCGCGCACTGCAGAGGAGGAAGGTTGGGATCTTCGGGCGGGGGACTAG
- the tmk gene encoding dTMP kinase — protein MGLFIAFEGLDGAGTTTQATLLADRLEAEGVPVHLTKEPSEGPVGNLISLVLRRRLVSPTAGRPLDPFPDDLLALLFAADRIDHLHAEILPKLREGITVVTDRYILSSYAYQSLGCDLKWIREVNAHAVMPDLTFLIDVPAPVCLRRIEKGRWETELFEGLDKLVVVRKNYLRIAASPIGESMNVVLLDGEKEVRALQKEIWERLRSSVQPGAKEGVEGEGDDSQLGLNLCPADEPGPATGGEEER, from the coding sequence ATGGGGCTCTTCATCGCGTTCGAGGGGCTCGACGGCGCGGGAACGACCACGCAGGCGACGCTTCTCGCCGATCGCCTCGAGGCCGAGGGCGTTCCCGTCCATCTGACGAAGGAGCCTTCCGAGGGACCGGTCGGGAACCTGATCTCGCTCGTGCTCCGCAGGCGGCTCGTCTCGCCGACTGCGGGGAGGCCTCTCGATCCGTTTCCCGACGATCTCCTAGCGCTTCTCTTCGCCGCCGACCGGATCGATCATCTTCACGCCGAGATCCTCCCGAAGCTTCGGGAGGGGATCACCGTTGTGACCGACCGCTACATCCTGTCGTCCTATGCGTACCAGTCGCTCGGCTGCGACCTGAAGTGGATCCGCGAGGTGAACGCGCATGCGGTGATGCCCGATCTCACGTTCCTCATCGATGTTCCGGCGCCCGTGTGTCTGCGCCGCATCGAGAAGGGCCGGTGGGAAACCGAGCTCTTCGAGGGGCTGGACAAGCTGGTCGTCGTGCGCAAGAACTACCTCCGCATCGCCGCGAGCCCGATCGGCGAGTCGATGAACGTGGTTCTTCTCGACGGCGAGAAGGAGGTCCGCGCCCTCCAGAAGGAGATCTGGGAACGGCTGCGCTCTTCCGTGCAACCGGGGGCGAAGGAAGGGGTTGAAGGGGAAGGCGACGATTCGCAGCTCGGCCTGAATCTCTGCCCGGCGGACGAACCGGGCCCCGCGACGGGAGGGGAAGAAGAGCGATGA
- a CDS encoding DNA-directed RNA polymerase subunit omega, producing MKRDPSASSFVIPTSSDAGNVYELVVVAALRARQLNRFPQLRDRDATGTIVDQAVREAATKKLAYAIAEREEVPAQVSRPIEG from the coding sequence ATGAAGAGGGATCCTTCGGCCTCCTCTTTTGTGATACCGACCTCGAGCGACGCCGGCAACGTGTACGAGCTGGTCGTCGTGGCGGCTCTTCGCGCGCGCCAGCTCAACCGGTTCCCCCAGCTTCGCGATCGGGACGCGACGGGAACGATTGTCGATCAGGCGGTCCGCGAGGCGGCGACCAAGAAGCTCGCCTATGCGATCGCGGAGCGGGAGGAGGTTCCGGCCCAGGTGTCGCGCCCGATTGAAGGATGA
- a CDS encoding integration host factor subunit beta encodes MTKADLVEQIATSTGLTKKDTAEAVDEFLGAIKKALREGEHIEIRGFGTFKVKERKARTARNPRTGDPVPLPSRRVPVFKVSKELKARINQGRE; translated from the coding sequence ATGACGAAAGCGGACCTTGTGGAGCAGATCGCGACGAGCACGGGATTGACGAAGAAGGACACGGCCGAGGCGGTCGACGAGTTCCTCGGCGCGATCAAGAAGGCTCTCCGGGAGGGGGAGCATATCGAGATTCGCGGGTTCGGAACGTTCAAGGTCAAGGAGCGAAAGGCGCGAACCGCGCGCAATCCTCGGACGGGCGATCCGGTTCCTCTCCCTTCGCGGCGGGTTCCGGTGTTCAAGGTCTCGAAGGAGCTGAAGGCCCGCATCAATCAGGGGCGGGAGTAG